The following coding sequences lie in one Acidobacteriota bacterium genomic window:
- a CDS encoding helix-turn-helix domain-containing protein: MIQPNEAGKQGAGQDGQPEARPAALSRELISLYVRHVCLDDRAGLKKALDRLERDIIVYVLEQTNGRQNQAAKILGIKPTTLHYKLRKLGITPVRVFEAASLPPSRPSPGVQEYHVRSKR, from the coding sequence ATGATCCAGCCGAACGAAGCCGGGAAGCAGGGGGCCGGACAGGATGGGCAGCCTGAAGCCCGCCCGGCGGCCCTGTCCCGGGAGCTCATCTCGCTTTACGTCCGCCACGTCTGCCTGGACGACCGCGCCGGCCTGAAGAAAGCCCTCGACCGGCTCGAGCGGGACATCATCGTCTATGTGCTGGAACAGACGAACGGCCGGCAGAACCAGGCGGCAAAGATCCTCGGGATCAAGCCGACGACGCTGCATTACAAGCTCCGCAAGCTTGGCATCACGCCCGTCCGCGTGTTCGAGGCCGCTTCGCTTCCTCCCTCCCGGCCCTCCCCCGGCGTTCAGGAATATCACGTTCGTTCAAAAAGGTGA
- the lgt gene encoding prolipoprotein diacylglyceryl transferase, with translation MFPVLVKIGPLTVHTYGFMMAVGVAFALWFIFRQAKKAGLDADRIMDASFYTIIVALVGAKLILFLSNISYYTAYPKELLSLAQSGGVFQGGLTFGVVFALWYFHRRKIPTWKTADVIVPALALGHGFGRIGCFSAGCCYGRECAAPWAVTFTSKYAAQLTGVHLETPMHPVQLYEAALNFVNFVVLYFILKKKRFDGQVFAFYIINYSVIRFFTEYFRGDHGDKAYFLRGATAFASLSYPQLYCLLGLIAGAVFYVIMKRRQVAHS, from the coding sequence ATGTTCCCCGTCCTCGTGAAGATCGGCCCCCTGACCGTCCACACCTACGGCTTCATGATGGCCGTCGGGGTGGCCTTCGCCCTGTGGTTCATATTCCGGCAAGCCAAAAAGGCCGGCCTGGACGCCGACCGGATCATGGACGCCTCCTTCTACACGATCATCGTCGCGCTCGTCGGGGCCAAGCTCATCCTGTTCCTCAGCAACATCTCCTATTACACGGCCTATCCCAAGGAGCTCCTGTCGCTGGCCCAGTCGGGCGGCGTCTTCCAGGGCGGCCTGACCTTCGGCGTGGTCTTCGCCCTGTGGTACTTCCACCGCCGGAAGATCCCGACCTGGAAGACGGCCGACGTCATCGTCCCGGCCCTGGCCCTGGGCCACGGCTTCGGCCGGATCGGCTGCTTCAGCGCCGGCTGCTGCTACGGCCGGGAGTGCGCCGCGCCCTGGGCGGTCACCTTCACTAGCAAGTACGCGGCCCAGCTGACCGGCGTCCACCTCGAAACGCCCATGCACCCGGTCCAGCTCTACGAGGCGGCCCTCAACTTCGTCAACTTCGTCGTCCTGTACTTCATACTGAAGAAGAAGAGGTTCGACGGCCAGGTCTTTGCCTTCTACATCATCAACTACTCCGTCATCCGCTTCTTCACCGAGTACTTCCGCGGCGACCACGGCGACAAGGCCTACTTCCTGCGCGGGGCGACCGCCTTCGCCAGCCTGTCCTACCCGCAGCTCTACTGCCTGCTCGGGCTCATCGCCGGGGCCGTCTTCTATGTCATCATGAAGAGGCGACAGGTTGCCCACAGCTGA
- the ileS gene encoding isoleucine--tRNA ligase translates to MADKSDVKATLNLPRTDFAMKASLAQKEPEIIKSWETGRLYEKILEKRAAAGRPPFILHDGPPYANGHIHLGTSMNKILKDFIVKSQSMLGHYAPYIPGWDCHGLPIEIHVDRQLGGKKKDMPVMAVREACRKYAEKFIDIQRGEFKRLGVLGAWEKPYLTMAPAYEAKVLEYLGAFFEHGEVYKGKRPVHWCIHDRTALAEAEIEYKDKTSPSIYVRFPVVSGLGAKFPALAGRKVSVVIWTTTPWTLPANMAVAFHPDHEYVAAEAGGEVFILARRLLPVVAGELGWPEPKVLASFPGRALEGLKARHPFIDRDSVFVLAEYVTLEDGTGCVHTAPGHGHDDYLTGLAYGLDIYTPVDDEGRFTPEVPRYAGLQVFEANALITADMKRDGTLLKETQITHSYPHCWRCKNPVIFRATEQWFISMDKGGLRTKARQAIAQVNWIPEWGQDRIDGMVAGRPDWCISRQRSWGVPIPAFRCRACGAPLASAGVARHVAGIFAVEGSDAWFVRDAAALVPPGAACASCGGTDFEKEYNILDVWFESGSSQNVIERAPGLSWPADVYIEGHDQHRGWFNSSLLVGVDAKGGSPFRTCITHGFILDEQGRAMSKSMGNVIEPGEIIKRSGAEIVRLWAAMLNYKEDARFGPEIEQRLVEAYRKIRNTWRFLLGNVADFVPGRDAVAEADLVDLDRWILHRFEEVRARVVKSYREFEFHPILHDILDFFTVDLSAFYLDVVKDRAYCSAKDAPERRSAQTAMFTILHDSLLLMAPVLSFTAEEAWAFVPAFEGKDPSIHLGEFPGPTDWLKSAPRGFTADMERLLTVREKALKELEKARESKLIGNSLEARVTLKASPADAGFLEARRAGLAALFIVSQVEVEKAPGGAELVIAVDKAAGAKCERCWNYSTSVGTSPDCPALCARCARAVKAGRA, encoded by the coding sequence ATGGCCGACAAGTCCGACGTGAAGGCGACGCTCAACCTGCCGCGCACCGATTTCGCCATGAAGGCCTCCCTGGCCCAGAAGGAGCCGGAGATCATCAAGAGCTGGGAGACCGGCCGCCTTTACGAGAAGATCCTCGAGAAGCGGGCCGCCGCCGGCCGTCCGCCGTTCATCCTCCACGACGGGCCGCCCTACGCCAACGGCCACATCCACCTGGGCACGTCGATGAACAAGATCCTCAAGGACTTCATCGTCAAGTCCCAGTCCATGCTCGGCCACTACGCGCCCTATATCCCCGGCTGGGATTGCCACGGCCTGCCGATCGAGATCCACGTCGACCGGCAGCTCGGCGGCAAGAAGAAGGACATGCCGGTCATGGCCGTCCGCGAGGCCTGCCGCAAGTACGCCGAGAAGTTCATCGACATCCAGCGCGGCGAGTTCAAGCGTCTGGGCGTCCTCGGCGCCTGGGAAAAGCCCTACCTGACCATGGCCCCGGCCTACGAAGCCAAGGTCCTCGAGTACCTGGGCGCCTTCTTCGAGCACGGCGAGGTCTATAAGGGCAAGCGGCCCGTCCACTGGTGCATCCATGACCGGACCGCCCTGGCCGAGGCCGAGATCGAATACAAGGACAAGACCTCGCCCTCGATCTATGTCCGCTTTCCGGTCGTCTCCGGCCTCGGGGCCAAGTTCCCGGCCCTGGCCGGGCGCAAGGTCTCCGTCGTCATCTGGACGACCACGCCCTGGACCCTGCCGGCCAACATGGCCGTCGCCTTCCATCCCGACCACGAGTACGTCGCGGCCGAGGCCGGCGGCGAGGTCTTCATCCTGGCCAGGCGCCTCCTGCCAGTCGTCGCCGGGGAGCTCGGCTGGCCGGAGCCCAAGGTCCTGGCCTCGTTCCCTGGCCGCGCCCTCGAGGGGCTCAAGGCCCGCCACCCGTTCATCGACCGTGATTCGGTCTTCGTCCTGGCCGAGTACGTCACCCTCGAGGACGGCACGGGCTGCGTCCACACGGCGCCCGGCCACGGCCACGACGACTACCTGACCGGCCTGGCCTACGGCCTCGACATCTACACGCCGGTCGACGACGAGGGCCGGTTCACGCCCGAGGTGCCGCGCTACGCCGGCCTGCAGGTTTTCGAGGCCAACGCCCTCATCACCGCCGACATGAAGCGGGACGGGACGCTGCTCAAGGAGACCCAGATCACGCACTCGTACCCCCACTGCTGGCGCTGCAAGAACCCGGTCATCTTCCGGGCCACCGAGCAGTGGTTCATCTCCATGGACAAGGGCGGGCTGCGGACCAAGGCCCGCCAGGCCATCGCCCAGGTCAACTGGATCCCCGAGTGGGGCCAGGACCGCATCGACGGCATGGTGGCCGGCCGGCCCGACTGGTGCATCTCGCGCCAGCGCTCCTGGGGCGTGCCCATCCCGGCCTTCAGGTGCCGGGCCTGCGGCGCGCCGCTGGCCTCGGCGGGCGTGGCCCGCCATGTCGCCGGCATCTTCGCCGTCGAGGGCTCGGACGCCTGGTTCGTCCGCGACGCCGCCGCGCTCGTCCCGCCCGGCGCCGCCTGCGCCTCCTGCGGCGGGACGGATTTCGAGAAGGAATACAACATCCTCGACGTCTGGTTCGAGTCCGGCTCGTCCCAGAACGTCATCGAGCGCGCCCCCGGCCTGTCCTGGCCGGCCGACGTCTACATCGAGGGCCATGACCAGCACCGCGGCTGGTTCAATAGCTCGCTCCTCGTCGGCGTCGACGCCAAGGGCGGCAGCCCCTTCCGGACCTGCATCACCCACGGCTTCATCCTCGACGAGCAGGGAAGGGCCATGTCGAAATCGATGGGCAACGTCATCGAGCCCGGCGAGATCATCAAGCGCAGCGGCGCCGAGATCGTCCGGCTCTGGGCGGCCATGCTCAACTACAAGGAGGACGCCCGCTTCGGCCCGGAGATCGAGCAGCGGCTGGTCGAGGCCTACCGCAAGATCCGCAACACCTGGCGCTTCCTCCTCGGCAACGTGGCCGACTTCGTGCCCGGCCGCGACGCCGTGGCCGAGGCCGACCTCGTCGACCTCGACCGCTGGATCCTCCACCGTTTCGAGGAGGTCCGGGCCCGGGTCGTCAAGTCCTACCGGGAATTCGAGTTCCACCCGATCCTCCACGATATCCTCGACTTCTTCACCGTCGATCTGAGCGCTTTCTATCTCGACGTCGTCAAGGACCGGGCCTACTGCTCGGCCAAGGACGCGCCGGAGCGGCGCTCGGCCCAGACGGCCATGTTCACGATCCTGCACGACTCGCTGCTGCTCATGGCCCCCGTCCTGTCGTTCACGGCCGAGGAAGCCTGGGCCTTCGTCCCGGCCTTCGAAGGCAAGGACCCGTCGATCCACCTGGGCGAGTTCCCGGGCCCCACGGACTGGCTGAAGTCCGCCCCGCGCGGCTTCACCGCCGACATGGAGCGCCTGCTGACCGTCCGCGAGAAGGCCCTCAAGGAGCTGGAGAAGGCCCGGGAATCGAAGCTGATCGGCAACTCCCTCGAGGCCCGGGTGACGCTGAAGGCCTCCCCGGCCGACGCCGGCTTCCTCGAGGCGCGCCGGGCCGGCCTGGCCGCGCTCTTCATCGTCTCCCAGGTCGAGGTCGAAAAGGCCCCGGGCGGCGCGGAGCTGGTCATCGCGGTCGACAAGGCCGCGGGCGCCAAGTGCGAGCGCTGCTGGAACTACTCGACCTCCGTCGGGACGAGCCCGGACTGCCCGGCCCTGTGCGCCCGCTGCGCCCGGGCCGTCAAGGCAGGCCGGGCATGA
- a CDS encoding RluA family pseudouridine synthase, with protein MPTADFVAGPEADGGLRLDVFLADRIEGLSRAQVRKAIDAGGARVGTFTRKAGYKIKPGDRVHVEYRIPEPEGVLVAQNIPLKIIYADPDVIVIDKPPHLVVHPGPGHPSGTLVNALLHHFPEVAAVGSGERPGIVHRLDQDTSGVMVVARSSRAFSYLRDQFKRRVVWKTYLALVWGRMSDTAGKLDWPLGRHPTEGSRISIRARSPKRAETFFQVQRAFVDTTLLEVKPVTGRTHQIRVHMAAAGHPVCGDPVYGRKREPREFPRIFLHAHTLSFLHPDNDKRLTFASPLPPDLEAVIARELSLKT; from the coding sequence TTGCCCACAGCTGATTTCGTGGCCGGGCCCGAGGCCGACGGCGGCCTGCGGCTCGACGTTTTCCTGGCCGACCGGATCGAGGGCCTGTCGCGGGCCCAGGTCCGCAAGGCCATCGACGCCGGCGGCGCGCGGGTCGGTACGTTCACGCGGAAAGCCGGCTACAAGATCAAGCCCGGGGACCGCGTCCACGTCGAGTACCGGATCCCCGAGCCGGAAGGCGTCCTCGTCGCCCAGAACATCCCCCTCAAGATCATTTACGCCGACCCTGACGTCATAGTCATCGACAAGCCGCCGCACCTCGTCGTCCACCCGGGGCCGGGCCATCCGTCGGGGACGCTGGTCAACGCCCTGCTCCATCACTTCCCGGAGGTCGCCGCCGTCGGCAGCGGGGAGCGTCCGGGCATCGTCCACCGCCTGGACCAGGACACCTCCGGGGTCATGGTCGTAGCCCGCTCGAGCCGGGCCTTCTCCTACCTCCGCGACCAGTTCAAGCGGCGCGTGGTCTGGAAGACCTACCTGGCCCTGGTCTGGGGCCGGATGTCGGACACCGCGGGCAAGCTCGACTGGCCGCTCGGACGGCACCCCACGGAGGGCTCGCGGATCTCCATCCGGGCCCGGAGCCCTAAACGGGCCGAAACCTTCTTCCAGGTCCAGCGGGCTTTCGTGGATACCACGCTGCTCGAGGTCAAGCCGGTCACGGGCCGGACCCACCAGATCCGCGTCCATATGGCCGCGGCCGGGCACCCCGTCTGCGGCGACCCGGTCTACGGCCGGAAGCGCGAGCCGCGCGAGTTCCCCCGCATCTTCCTCCACGCCCACACGCTGTCCTTCCTCCACCCGGACAACGATAAGCGGCTGACCTTCGCTTCGCCCCTGCCGCCCGATCTGGAGGCGGTCATCGCCCGCGAGCTGTCCCTGAAGACCTGA
- the fusA gene encoding elongation factor G produces MKDYSAEAIRNIVLAGHGSSGKTTLASAFLFDAAATNRLLKVDKGNTITDYDPDEIERKISINATPCFCEWASHKINVIDTPGYSNFLWDTRAALRAVDGAVVLIDAVAGVEVGTEKVWEMIEERGLPRLFVINKMDRENANFGRALESVREFFGRQAVPVQLPIGEEKNFAGVVDIVERKAYLFEKDESGKMTEAAVPEALAGEVERRYKELMEMVAESDEKLMEKYFDKGELAPEEFKAGLKKSIRRHQIYPVFAASGLANIGAQPLIDGVIAYLPSPVEAGAVKAAIKGEDKAVAPSADGPFAAIVFKTISDPYTGRISLMRVFSGRVNPDGAVYNPNRDADEKLGGLFFLQGKEQIAAGQAKAGDIVATAKLKVTATGDTLCVKGSGIVFPDINFPLPSISFAIEPKTRADEDRISQATHRITEEDPTVRIERDPNTSQLIISGNGELHVRIITERLKKRYNVDVDLKPPKISYLETIKGKSDVQGRHKKQTGGRGQFGDCWIKFEPLPRGKDFEFEDKVFGGAIPRNFIPSVEKGLQEARKKGVLAGYPTVDFKAILYDGSYHDVDSSDIAFKIAANKAYKKGIREAKPTLLEPVMNVEIYTPEAYMGDIMGNLNGRRGRVQGMEQKGPMRVLKAQVPMSEMLDFEPTLTSITGGRGSFLMEFSHYEEAPSNIQQKIIAEAVKEGRVKPEEED; encoded by the coding sequence ATGAAAGACTATTCGGCCGAAGCAATAAGAAATATCGTCCTGGCCGGGCACGGCTCTTCGGGGAAGACGACGCTCGCGTCGGCCTTCCTGTTCGATGCCGCGGCGACCAACCGGCTGCTCAAGGTCGACAAAGGCAACACCATCACCGACTACGATCCCGACGAGATCGAGCGCAAGATCTCGATCAACGCGACGCCCTGCTTCTGCGAGTGGGCCAGCCACAAGATCAACGTCATCGACACGCCCGGCTACAGCAACTTCCTCTGGGACACCCGGGCCGCCCTGCGGGCCGTCGACGGGGCCGTCGTCCTGATCGACGCCGTGGCCGGGGTCGAGGTCGGCACCGAGAAGGTCTGGGAGATGATCGAGGAGCGCGGCCTGCCGCGCCTTTTCGTCATCAACAAGATGGACCGCGAGAACGCCAACTTCGGCCGCGCCCTCGAATCCGTCCGCGAGTTCTTTGGCCGCCAGGCCGTCCCGGTCCAGCTGCCGATCGGCGAGGAGAAGAACTTCGCCGGCGTCGTGGACATCGTCGAGCGGAAGGCCTACCTCTTCGAGAAGGATGAGAGCGGCAAGATGACCGAGGCGGCCGTCCCCGAGGCCCTGGCCGGCGAGGTCGAGCGCCGCTACAAAGAGCTGATGGAGATGGTCGCCGAATCCGACGAGAAGCTCATGGAGAAGTATTTCGACAAGGGCGAGCTCGCGCCGGAGGAGTTCAAGGCCGGCCTCAAGAAGAGCATCCGCCGCCACCAGATCTACCCGGTCTTCGCGGCCTCGGGCCTGGCCAACATCGGCGCCCAGCCGCTCATCGACGGCGTCATCGCCTACCTGCCGTCGCCGGTCGAGGCCGGGGCGGTCAAGGCCGCGATCAAGGGCGAGGACAAGGCCGTCGCCCCCTCGGCCGACGGCCCGTTCGCGGCCATCGTCTTCAAGACCATCTCCGACCCCTACACGGGCCGGATCTCCCTGATGCGCGTCTTCTCCGGCCGGGTCAACCCCGACGGCGCGGTCTATAACCCCAACCGCGACGCCGACGAGAAGCTCGGCGGCCTCTTCTTCCTCCAGGGCAAGGAGCAGATCGCGGCCGGCCAGGCCAAGGCCGGCGACATAGTGGCCACGGCCAAGCTCAAGGTCACGGCCACGGGCGACACGCTCTGCGTCAAGGGCTCCGGGATCGTCTTCCCGGACATCAACTTCCCGCTGCCGTCCATCTCCTTCGCCATCGAGCCCAAGACCAGGGCCGACGAGGACCGCATCTCCCAGGCCACCCACCGCATCACCGAGGAGGACCCGACGGTCCGCATCGAGCGCGACCCCAACACCTCCCAGCTCATCATCTCCGGCAACGGCGAGCTCCACGTCCGCATCATCACCGAGCGGCTGAAGAAGCGCTACAACGTCGACGTCGACCTCAAGCCGCCCAAGATCTCCTACCTCGAGACGATCAAGGGCAAGTCCGACGTCCAGGGCCGGCACAAGAAGCAGACCGGCGGCCGCGGCCAGTTCGGCGACTGCTGGATCAAGTTCGAGCCCCTGCCGCGCGGCAAGGACTTCGAGTTCGAGGACAAGGTTTTCGGCGGGGCCATCCCGCGCAACTTCATCCCCTCGGTCGAGAAGGGCCTCCAGGAAGCCCGCAAGAAGGGCGTGCTGGCCGGCTACCCGACGGTCGATTTCAAGGCCATCCTCTACGACGGGTCCTACCACGATGTCGACTCGTCCGACATCGCCTTCAAGATCGCGGCCAACAAAGCCTACAAGAAGGGCATCCGCGAGGCCAAGCCGACCCTGCTCGAGCCGGTCATGAACGTCGAGATCTACACGCCCGAGGCCTACATGGGCGACATCATGGGCAACCTCAACGGCCGGCGCGGCCGGGTCCAGGGCATGGAGCAGAAGGGCCCCATGCGCGTCCTCAAGGCCCAGGTGCCGATGTCGGAGATGCTCGACTTCGAACCGACCCTGACCTCGATCACCGGCGGCCGCGGCTCCTTCCTCATGGAGTTCTCGCACTACGAGGAAGCGCCCTCGAACATCCAGCAGAAGATCATCGCCGAAGCGGTCAAGGAAGGCCGGGTCAAGCCCGAAGAAGAGGACTGA
- a CDS encoding MFS transporter produces MPQEPLAGTKAAAPPGTRETIRTFAWASFLNDMGSDIINPVWPLFVTQVLKANMAALGFLDGLGEAVVSLSQAVAGYYSDKIRKRKVFIWTGYLCGAVSRLGYAASSVWQHLIPFRVLDRAGKIRGAPRDAMLADISTDANRGRNFGLLRAMDYSGSVAGILISIAFFSVLGYRLLFALAAIPSIVAVLLILRNIREERTPVARVFKGLSFKDVGRNLSLYIVLNAVFALGAFTYSFLLLYAKSEGFKTGAIPVLFLVYSAVAAFLSYPFGRLSDRIGRKPVMFLALGAWAVVCTGVIFARGLAAVGLLFVLYGVHKAALDPVQKTIAAELAPDAYRASVLGGFQMVIGVCAFPASMAAGVLWDKMGRQAPFVLSLGLTAAAALLLIFVKGTKKPAA; encoded by the coding sequence ATGCCGCAAGAACCTCTTGCCGGGACGAAGGCCGCGGCGCCGCCAGGGACCCGCGAGACCATCCGCACGTTCGCCTGGGCCTCGTTCCTCAACGACATGGGCTCGGACATCATCAACCCCGTCTGGCCCCTCTTCGTCACCCAGGTCCTCAAGGCCAACATGGCCGCGCTCGGCTTTCTCGACGGCCTGGGCGAAGCCGTCGTCTCGCTGTCGCAGGCCGTCGCCGGCTACTATTCGGACAAGATCCGCAAGCGCAAGGTCTTCATCTGGACCGGCTATCTCTGCGGCGCGGTTTCGCGGCTGGGCTACGCCGCCTCGTCGGTCTGGCAGCACCTCATCCCCTTCCGCGTCCTCGACCGGGCCGGCAAGATCCGCGGCGCTCCGCGGGACGCCATGCTGGCCGATATCTCGACTGACGCGAACCGGGGCCGTAATTTCGGCCTGCTCCGGGCCATGGACTACTCCGGGTCCGTCGCCGGCATCCTCATCTCCATCGCCTTCTTCAGCGTCCTGGGCTACCGGCTCCTCTTCGCCCTGGCCGCCATCCCCTCCATCGTCGCCGTCTTGCTCATCCTGCGGAACATCCGGGAGGAAAGAACCCCGGTGGCCCGGGTCTTCAAGGGCCTGTCGTTCAAGGACGTCGGCAGGAACCTGTCCCTCTACATCGTCCTCAACGCCGTTTTCGCCCTGGGCGCCTTCACCTATTCGTTCCTGCTCCTCTACGCCAAGTCGGAGGGCTTCAAGACGGGCGCCATCCCCGTCCTCTTCCTCGTCTACTCGGCCGTGGCCGCCTTCCTGTCCTACCCCTTCGGCCGGCTCTCGGACCGGATCGGGCGCAAGCCCGTCATGTTCCTGGCCCTCGGCGCCTGGGCCGTCGTCTGCACCGGAGTCATATTCGCCCGCGGCCTGGCGGCCGTCGGCCTGCTGTTCGTCCTCTACGGCGTCCACAAGGCCGCCCTCGACCCGGTCCAGAAGACGATCGCCGCCGAGCTCGCGCCAGACGCCTACCGGGCCTCGGTCTTGGGGGGATTCCAGATGGTCATCGGCGTGTGCGCCTTCCCGGCCTCCATGGCGGCCGGCGTCCTCTGGGACAAGATGGGCAGACAGGCCCCCTTCGTTCTTTCGCTGGGCTTGACGGCGGCGGCCGCCCTGCTCCTTATCTTCGTCAAGGGGACGAAGAAGCCGGCGGCTTAA
- a CDS encoding tetratricopeptide repeat protein, with protein sequence MGSGVILDSWKAVADYLNHSIRTCQRLEREAGLPIHRVDDSPKSRVYADSEELDQWLRRAKHHGLPSSRRRLIMRAGLAVGYLVVLIVTVFVALRAGRLKKSVDAPSRPPVSLAVLPVLNDTGDAGREVLGGRLQRRIIAEIRAKTGEGLAVVNAPAVAESLKALDASGRVDPSESLIRSLMRRTEATHLFVGHFWKKAGGWTLSYDLFGPSDRPASASVSAGEDPLDLAPLVADKLLPALGLTASPGRSPGLEPGLKAAGDDPGPFLEEAQAAERASVSEFDPERLRQAVGLYRQAIAARPGSARAHFGLGHCYQNEYYGSGGSDQAALEAMAAAYREALRLNPGLPEALLGAGWTQLLSGNVDEAYAWFKKARDLAPAELEVNYYTGAFLGHIGLADRAVFYLTRAIDLGDRSTRAYRLRAFYETLAGQFGAAERDTARLCVMNPASARAFAVHARSLLLLNDLEGARHEITVAMVLAPEDPDVRLAQAVLWAAEGEKDKAIGALRAFRNHSPVPGMDATAVYAFLCLPDEMLAEIRAGLEISRRRLHRVDYPFPLLNGPLGPVCGVILNHPGYRQILRQVEAEKDSLRKKLGGL encoded by the coding sequence ATGGGATCAGGGGTCATTCTCGATTCCTGGAAGGCCGTCGCGGACTACCTGAACCACAGCATCCGCACCTGCCAGCGCCTGGAACGCGAGGCCGGGCTGCCCATCCACCGCGTCGATGATTCGCCCAAGTCCCGGGTCTATGCCGATTCGGAAGAGCTCGACCAGTGGCTCAGAAGAGCGAAACATCACGGCCTGCCGTCGTCGCGGCGCCGGCTGATCATGCGGGCGGGCCTCGCGGTCGGCTACCTCGTTGTTCTGATCGTGACGGTCTTCGTGGCCCTGCGGGCCGGACGGCTGAAGAAAAGCGTCGATGCTCCGTCGAGGCCGCCCGTCTCCCTGGCCGTCCTGCCGGTCCTCAACGATACGGGGGACGCCGGGCGCGAGGTCCTCGGCGGCCGGCTCCAGCGCCGGATCATCGCCGAGATCAGGGCCAAGACCGGGGAGGGCCTCGCGGTCGTCAACGCGCCGGCGGTGGCGGAATCCCTGAAGGCCCTCGACGCCTCCGGCCGCGTTGACCCGTCCGAATCCCTGATCCGGTCCCTGATGAGAAGGACGGAAGCGACCCATCTTTTCGTCGGCCATTTCTGGAAGAAAGCCGGCGGTTGGACGCTGAGCTATGACCTCTTCGGCCCGAGTGACCGGCCCGCCAGCGCATCGGTCAGCGCCGGCGAGGATCCCCTGGACCTGGCGCCCCTCGTCGCGGACAAGCTTCTCCCCGCCCTGGGCCTGACCGCGTCCCCAGGCCGCTCCCCTGGCCTCGAGCCGGGCCTGAAGGCAGCCGGCGACGACCCCGGACCGTTCCTCGAGGAGGCCCAGGCGGCCGAGCGGGCTTCCGTCTCGGAATTCGACCCGGAGCGGCTGCGGCAGGCCGTCGGCCTCTATCGCCAGGCCATCGCGGCCCGGCCGGGCAGCGCGCGCGCCCATTTCGGCCTGGGGCATTGTTATCAGAACGAGTATTATGGCTCCGGCGGCAGCGACCAGGCCGCTCTCGAGGCCATGGCCGCCGCTTACCGGGAGGCCCTGCGTTTGAACCCGGGCCTGCCCGAGGCGCTCCTCGGCGCCGGCTGGACGCAGCTTCTCAGCGGCAACGTGGACGAAGCCTATGCCTGGTTCAAGAAGGCCCGCGACCTGGCTCCCGCCGAACTCGAGGTGAACTATTACACCGGGGCTTTCCTCGGACATATCGGCCTGGCGGACAGGGCCGTCTTCTACCTGACCCGGGCGATCGACCTGGGCGACCGGTCGACCCGGGCCTACCGCCTTAGGGCCTTCTACGAGACGCTGGCGGGTCAGTTCGGCGCAGCCGAGCGGGATACGGCCAGGCTCTGCGTGATGAATCCGGCCAGCGCCCGGGCGTTTGCCGTGCATGCCCGGTCCCTGCTGCTGCTGAATGATCTGGAGGGGGCCCGGCACGAGATCACGGTCGCCATGGTCCTGGCCCCGGAGGACCCGGACGTCCGCCTGGCCCAGGCCGTCCTCTGGGCGGCCGAGGGAGAGAAAGACAAGGCCATCGGAGCCCTGCGGGCTTTCCGGAACCACTCGCCTGTCCCGGGGATGGACGCGACCGCCGTATATGCTTTTCTCTGCCTCCCCGACGAGATGCTGGCCGAGATCCGGGCGGGACTCGAGATCTCCCGGCGGAGGCTGCACCGGGTCGATTACCCCTTCCCGCTCCTGAACGGCCCGCTGGGCCCGGTCTGCGGGGTCATCCTCAACCACCCCGGCTACCGCCAGATCCTGCGCCAGGTCGAAGCCGAGAAGGACAGTCTCCGCAAGAAGCTCGGCGGGCTCTGA
- the lspA gene encoding signal peptidase II, giving the protein MKANGPYFLLAGALIALDQATKNLVARKLPLYDSVPVIPGFFNITRVHNKGAIFGTFSQTGNTLVFALLTAASLAALAFVVYYFFKTPASDKLMKVSLTLIMAGAVGNQFDRLVRGYVVDFLDFYVGKAHWPFFNAADSCITIGACLMLVVLFRRKPACSPSS; this is encoded by the coding sequence ATGAAGGCGAACGGCCCGTACTTCCTGCTGGCGGGCGCCCTGATCGCCCTGGACCAGGCGACCAAGAACCTCGTCGCCCGCAAGCTCCCGCTCTACGACTCCGTGCCGGTCATCCCCGGCTTCTTCAACATCACCCGCGTCCACAACAAGGGCGCCATCTTCGGCACCTTCTCCCAGACGGGCAACACGCTCGTCTTCGCCCTGCTGACGGCGGCCTCGCTGGCCGCCCTGGCCTTCGTCGTCTACTACTTCTTCAAGACGCCCGCCTCGGACAAGCTCATGAAGGTCTCCCTGACCCTGATCATGGCCGGGGCGGTCGGCAACCAGTTCGATCGGCTCGTCCGCGGCTACGTCGTCGACTTCCTCGACTTCTACGTCGGGAAAGCCCATTGGCCGTTCTTCAACGCGGCCGATTCCTGCATCACCATCGGCGCGTGCCTGATGCTCGTCGTCCTGTTCAGGAGGAAACCCGCATGTTCCCCGTCCTCGTGA